In the Caldisericota bacterium genome, AATAATTAAAAACAGGTTTTCCATCCATGGTGAAACCTGAAGGAAAAATTATTGGCGCAATAAGGACTATAACTTAAGGGATAGAGGATAAATTATGATTGAATTTATTCGAATGTCGAAGGGAAAATTTAATACTTATTTTAAAGAAGCTAGTAAAAAATATGCTGAGGAAAAAGTCAATTCTGGTAATTGGTCTCCAGAAAAGGCTGAAGAATTAGCAAAACAAACTATGAAAAAATTACTTCCAGAAGGTATAAATACTAAAACACATCATTTATATTCTATATATGACAAGGAATCTAATAAAAGAATAGGAATAATTTGGTTTAAAATAAATGAAAATGGTTTATCAAGCCAACAAATGTTTTTATATGATATATTAATTAATGAGAAATATAGAGGAAAAGGGTTTGGCACACAGACAATGGAAAAGCTGGAAGAAAAAGCAAAAGAACTAAAATGTAATAAAATTTCACTTCATGTATTTGCCCATAATAATCCAGCCATATCTTTGTACAAAAAAATAGGATATAAAATAACAAATTTAATGATGTCAAAAGAGATTTAGAAGAATGGCATTACAACATAGATGGTTTATATGGTAAAATAGCACCTAAAAGTAAGGTGATGTTAATCATCTGAGAAAATAAAAAGCTCGTCAATAGCAGTGTTTAACGCCTTAGCTATATCACAGGCAAGCCTCAGTGAAGGATTATATTTCCCTTTTTCAAGGTGTATAATAGTTTCTCTTCTGACTCCAACTAAATTTGCAAGGTCTTCTTGAGTTAAGTCTAATTTCGCCCTAAATTCTTTTATTCTTGTTTTTAAAGCCATTAAATATTACTCCTTAATATCATCGTAGAATTTTAATGAAAATGTAAAAACAATAATCTGTAATGCAAAATTTAAGGCAAAAGCAAAAACAATTATCGAGAGGTTTGAAGTTAGCGTAGTATATACAGCGACCAACACGAAAAATATTAAAGATGATACAAAGGCGTTACGAGTAGATTTATTAATATTGGCCTCTAATCTTTCATCATTTTTTATTTTTTTAAAGCTAAAAAAGCCAAAAAAACCGAAGAACCCGTAAAAGC is a window encoding:
- a CDS encoding GNAT family N-acetyltransferase, with the translated sequence MIEFIRMSKGKFNTYFKEASKKYAEEKVNSGNWSPEKAEELAKQTMKKLLPEGINTKTHHLYSIYDKESNKRIGIIWFKINENGLSSQQMFLYDILINEKYRGKGFGTQTMEKLEEKAKELKCNKISLHVFAHNNPAISLYKKIGYKITNLMMSKEI
- a CDS encoding helix-turn-helix transcriptional regulator, with the protein product MALKTRIKEFRAKLDLTQEDLANLVGVRRETIIHLEKGKYNPSLRLACDIAKALNTAIDELFIFSDD
- a CDS encoding DUF3796 domain-containing protein; this encodes MKPNWLYYLGFLGLLGLLGLVSSNIGFYGFFGFFGFFSFKKIKNDERLEANINKSTRNAFVSSLIFFVLVAVYTTLTSNLSIIVFAFALNFALQIIVFTFSLKFYDDIKE